GAAGATAGAGTATACCTCGAGCTATTCCTTCGATTATGTTTGACCTCTTTCTCCAAtctaaaattttcttttgtattggatcttaaaaaaaccaaaaaaaattaatgtgagGCCAAATTGGGTACTTTAAGAACTATAAACAGAAACAAACATATTTAGGAGACATTTGGATTTACAATATAAGAAGTATTGCggataaattatatataagctGAAAAACAACTTAGGCACATCATTGTTTCGAACTATACCACCAAGTTAGCtaacaattttaatttgtaGTAAGAATACAAAAGAGGCAAAAGAACTTACCAAAGAGAAAAGCATCCAAACTCTTATTTGGCATCAACTCATAAACCAACATTTGCTCGCGTCTTTCAACACAACAACCAAGAAGTCTTACAAGATTTCGATGTTGAAGTTTTGAAATCACCAATACTTCATTCATGAATTCTTCTATTCCTTGTCCAGATGTTTTTGAGAGTCTTTTCACCGCAATTTCTTGACCATCTTCCATTATGCCCTAGATAGCGTGAAGAATATTTATTACTGTATTGAATTTATAGCAGAGTACAGTGCAAAAAATTACATACAAAATTTTAGACAAAGTTCACCTTGTATACGGGGCCAAAACCTCCCTTCCCAAGCATGTTATCAATGTGAAAATTGTTTGTGGCAGTTTCGAGCTTTTTAAAATCATATAGTGGTAGCTCATCcaatttcatttgtttttgtcTTCTCATAATCGAGTTTTGAGAGTGTCTTTCTGAATACGTTTGTCAGTTTGTTAACATGAATATATATAGTCAGcacaaaaaataatgtaaaaatttacaaaaataaataactcatatataaataaattaaaaaacgaTATTGTTCACCCTTAAACTTACACTATTGGACTTGCAAAATGTCAATGACTCAATGTTCATAAATTTAagaaagaaatagaaataaTGCAAATCTACCTTTATGTCTAGCACAACATTTGCTCCACAAAAGATAAGCACATATAACTAAGGTAAGTGCTCCTATCCCTCCAACAGTAGGAATGATTATAAAACTGTTGTTGTgcccttttttctttttattatctGCAACTGCAGCTGTACCCAACATATTAGAATGAGTGGTTAAATTAAATGTTCTACAAATGTGTTTTAGACTctgacttaaaaaaattaatttctttttagaaGATAAACTAGATAATCTTACTcgaaacaaaagcaaaagattcttagaaagaaagagagaaatcATACCTAATTCAGCCGGTACACGGATGAAGAGATCAACTCCAGCACCAGGAGAAAATTTCTGCAAATCAACTAACTCTCGACTCCAATACATACACCCTATGTAAGGATCGTATGCATGTGCCAAACAAGAACAATTTTTCAAACAATCTGTTCCACACTTATTTTGATTACCATCTGAGCTGtcaataaaatcaataaaatcagGAACTTTCATATTATGTTTCACAGAAAAACCATCTTGTTTCACTTCACTTGATCCATTCTTCAACATCTCACACTTCAATCTTTCTTTCCTCACACAACCATTGGTCCAATTTCTTAAATTCCATTCCACCATATTCTTTGGCTCAAACCCTTCAAAACAACTACAAATTGGTACACTAGTTTTATCACAATTCCCAAACGGTCCACATTTTCCATATAAATCAcactcatttttttcttcagtaATACTAAAAATTACCTTTTTATTCTTATACTCAACCAACTTAAGTTTTCCTTGTGGTGTCAATGAGAGAATTGCAAATATAGTTTTGTCTTCGAAAGtgtaaattaaattagtttCATCATTGATGGCAGATAAATGCCATCCTGATAAATACTTGGTTAACGTTATTGGCGATCCGATAAAACCTGTTCCGTTCCATGGACCACTTCTCCAATGAATCTTTTTATCATGCCAAATAAAAACTTCTGGGGCATCCAATCTTTCAAGACTAATCGAAAAATGTCCCGAAGAAGGATCATTGTCACTTTTTCTTGATACAAAAACTATTTGCTTACCTGTTACTTTGTTAGTAGAAATTTTCATTGTTGGAACACCTGCATCTGCAGGGTGTGAGAAACTATCCCATATTGTTCTTCCAGAATTGATGTCTCTTAGAATCAAGTTTCCTAAATCATCAAGTTGAGCTGTTGAATTTGTTGAAGTATTTGAAATATTTGTTGTCCAAATGATGGTACCATTTTGATTGTTCAGTATTACAAGATTTCCATTTGTGTCAATTGTGACTATTCCAGATGAATCTTTAAGAGGTTGATCTCTGTTTGCAATCCATATGTTGTTGGTTTCATTGATGTACCAAATTCCTAAGTAACGGTTGGTTGAATTTATTGGACTGAAAAATCCTAGCTTGAAGTCTTTGTTGTTTGAGGTTATTGTCTCTTGGTCTTTGAGTGACTTGGATGATGTAATTGTGTCGTTGACTGAACTACAACATGAACAAAAGGTGCAGAATATGAGGAAATTAATGAACAGGTGATTTATGTTATGACTTGTGAAAGCCATAAATGTGTGACGAAATTGTCTAGATGATGGTGATGTTGTTTAAGAATACTAGACTTTAGTTTGGTTTATTGAGATTTGTAATTATTTGTTCCTATTCAGATTCATGTGAAAGAAGATGATTGGTGAAGTCAAATTGTGTGTGCTCTTTTTCCACGAAATAGATCATGTTTAGTAAACTAAGTAGTCAACACGTGACAATTTTGTTAcatcatataataaaaaataggagtACATAAAACATGTTACATATTTAATGTTCTTAAGATCAATATATGTGTACTCCCTCGGTGgcataatataagtaaaaatgagttATAAGATTCATTATATTGAGATATAAGAttctaaaaaagaaattttgccAAAATTCGATTTATGACACAATATGGTCATCCGAGCCCAATATACATTCATTATATTGAGATATAAGAttctaaaaaacaaattttgccAAAATTCGATTTATGGCACATAATGGTCCTCCGAGTCCAATATACATTCATTATATTGAGATATAAGAttctaaaaaagaaattttgccaaaatttgatttatggCACATAATGGTACTCCGAGCCCAATATACATTCATTATATTGAGATATAAGAttctaaaaaagaaattttgccATAATTCAATTTATGACACAATATGGTCCTCCGAGCCCAATATACATTCATTATATTGAGATATAAGAttctaaaaaagaaattttgccAAAATTCGATTTATGGCACATAATGGTCCTCCGAGTCCAATATACATTCGTTATATTGAGATATAAGAttctaaaaaagaaattttgctAAAATTCGATTTATGGCCGAGTTTTCGGTAGTTTGGATTTATTGAACTTTCACAAGTTCGTAATGGGACGAAAAAGTCAACGTCCACAGAATGGTTCTCCGAGCCCAATATAGATTCATTATATTGAGATATaagattcaaaaaaaaaaattttgccaAAATTCGATTTATGGCACATAATGGTCCTCCGAGCCCAATATACATTCATTATATTGAGATATAAGAttctaaaaaagaaattttgccAAAATTCGATTTATGGCATATAATGGTCCTCCGAGCCCAATATACATTCATTATATTGAGATATAAGAttctaaaaaagaaattttgccAAAATTCGATTTATGGCACATAATGGTCCTCCGAGCCCAATATACATTCATTATATTGAGATATAAGATTCTAAAAGAGAAATTTTGCCATAATTCGATTTAAAAGAACAATATTCATGTATGCACAAGATTCATGTAATTTCTTTGAGTTTTACAAATTTCATATAGgtgtattaattttatattataataaatattctGAAAGTAATTATTAGTCATCTTCCCATCACTTCACATGTGATTTGACTTTGAGTCACTTATCCAAATTGATGTTTGCAAGCAACAAATTGAAAGACAAAAGATTTGACTACTACTTACTTATCTCATTTAAAAAGTTTATTATGATTTTACATAAAAAGAATTacaaaaaaatctataataacAATTTcgttttcattattttttatttgttctttCGATATTTGACATGTAATATTCATTTTCTTTGGAAAGAATAGACGGGAgagaaaatagattttttgCAACATTACAACAAAAACAAGCTAACATATCTTCTTCAAATTCATCATTTTaaactttaattatttaatcaaaatattaagCTTTATTAAACCAATGTACATGTGAAAACTTGCTCTTAGAGAGAGAAACAAAGAAAAGTGGGAAGGTTGTCATTTCATTTGTCAtagctatattttttttttcttgctcaACTACACTGTCAAAACAATTTGGAGGGAGAGAAAAcgcaaattcaaatttcaaattaatttttttgttatatatcaCTCAATACAAATTAACTCTTTCATTATTCATCTTtctcactttttttatttatattttgtcgTCTTTTTAATCTTTTCTAAACTccatttattttcttcttattttgtAGGAACTGTATGAACCAAAATATGAGTAAAAGAAGAACGTCGGAAAAGTATGAAGATTATGatcaaactcattttttttctttgtgtgtgtttggtttggcggtgactagaattga
This genomic interval from Trifolium pratense cultivar HEN17-A07 linkage group LG6, ARS_RC_1.1, whole genome shotgun sequence contains the following:
- the LOC123891238 gene encoding G-type lectin S-receptor-like serine/threonine-protein kinase At1g11330; translated protein: MAFTSHNINHLFINFLIFCTFCSCCSSVNDTITSSKSLKDQETITSNNKDFKLGFFSPINSTNRYLGIWYINETNNIWIANRDQPLKDSSGIVTIDTNGNLVILNNQNGTIIWTTNISNTSTNSTAQLDDLGNLILRDINSGRTIWDSFSHPADAGVPTMKISTNKVTGKQIVFVSRKSDNDPSSGHFSISLERLDAPEVFIWHDKKIHWRSGPWNGTGFIGSPITLTKYLSGWHLSAINDETNLIYTFEDKTIFAILSLTPQGKLKLVEYKNKKVIFSITEEKNECDLYGKCGPFGNCDKTSVPICSCFEGFEPKNMVEWNLRNWTNGCVRKERLKCEMLKNGSSEVKQDGFSVKHNMKVPDFIDFIDSSDGNQNKCGTDCLKNCSCLAHAYDPYIGCMYWSRELVDLQKFSPGAGVDLFIRVPAELAAVADNKKKKGHNNSFIIIPTVGGIGALTLVICAYLLWSKCCARHKERHSQNSIMRRQKQMKLDELPLYDFKKLETATNNFHIDNMLGKGGFGPVYKGIMEDGQEIAVKRLSKTSGQGIEEFMNEVLVISKLQHRNLVRLLGCCVERREQMLVYELMPNKSLDAFLFDPIQKKILDWRKRSNIIEGIARGILYLHRDSRLKIIHRDLKASNILLDGDMIPKISDFGLARIVKGGDDDEANTNRVVGTYGYMPPEYAMEGLFSEKSDVYSFGVLLLEIVSGRRNSNFYNNEDSLSLVGFAWKLWLEDNIISLIDPEVWDACFESNMLRCIHIGLLCVQELPRERPNISTVVLMLISEITHLPPPGKVAFVYRRSTQSSQKSHQSNSNNNVTLSEVQGR